Sequence from the Sphingomonas koreensis genome:
TAACGGCGAAGCGATGTCTAATCCGGATTGTCGGGGAGCGGCAATCCAGAAACCCCTGCACTTGTGCTCCTGACAGAATGCCCACTGGCGCACTGGTCCTGCCTCACCTTGCCACTGGTTGCGCCGGTGTTACGAGTAGCGCGAGGTCGTGGGCCATAGTCAGTTCTTTTTTGCGCAAAGGCTTGCTCAGACGGTTTAAACCCGCGGCCTCACCCCGGGAAGCCGACACACTCGGCGGCTAAGCGCCCTCATAGCCGCCATTCAGCGGTTCCCCTGGTAGTCCCAAAAGATGGTGTATCGCGGCGGCTACGCTCCAGCGGTAGGTGGGGTTGCAGCCCTTCACATAGCATGCCTGGATCGGGGTCGAGCCTGACCTCGGGCATCGAGAGAAGGAGCAATTGCGATGGCGCATTTCGTAGGTCTGGATGTTTCGGTGAAGGAGACGGCGGTGTGCGTCGTCGATGGCGCCGGCGAGGTGACGCTGGAACGGAAGGTTGCCTCCGAGCCAGATGACATTGTGGCGTTGCTCGTGTCATCGGGTGTGGACTACCGGCGTGTCGGGATCGAGGCAGGCCCACTATCTTGGGGCGCCAGTCCGGGCGATCACCCATAGCCTGTTTGAGTTCAAACCAGCGATGTAGGAAAGCGATAAATCAGAGCTGCACAGAAACTATGACCCCGAACGAAGAACGCTGGGCCGAGGCGCTGGCAATTGAGCGTATCCATGGCGAGGCCGCCTGCAATTTAATCGTGGCTAGTAGATCACTCCGATCGTGATCCCGAAACGATGTTCATCAGCCAGCGACTTGCGTTCGATGCCATCGACATAGGTCAGGCCAATGTCGAATCCGACATCGTCGCTCCACCAGCGATAGGCGAGGCTGCCCTCGAACCGATCTATATCGGGACCCTTGCCGGACACCATCGCAAGGTAAAGATAGTTGAGGCTGGCAACAAGGCCGTCCTGAGCTTGTTGTTGATATCGAGGCCACGTTGAAAGGTGATGCCAGCGGAGGCTCCGGCCGCCCACAACTGGTCTGCATGGGTCGTGCGCACGCGGCTGTGGACCGATCGCCGCGAAGAGACCGGCCCGTTCGATATCATCGGTGACGTGCACGGCTGCGCCGATGAGCTCGAGACGCTGCTCGGCGAGCTCGGCTATGCCGTGACCTGGAACGGCAAGGAGGTGACGGTCACGCCGCCCGAAGGCCGTCGCGTGGTCTTTGTAGGCGACCTCGTTGACCGTGGCCCGCGTTCACCCGACGTGCTGCGCATCGCGAAGCACATGGTCGACGCCGGCACCGGCATGGTCGTCGTCGGCAACCATGACGACAAGCTCAAGCGTCATCTCGATGGTCGCAACGTCAAGGTCAGCCATGGGCTCGCCGAGACGATCGAGCAGCTTGCCCAGGAGCCGCCCGAGTTCGCGGCCGAGATGCGCAAATGGCTCGACAGCCTGATCAGCCACTATGTGCTCGACGGCGGCAAGCTGGTCGTCGCCCACGCGGGGCTCAAGGAGGAGATGCAAGGCCGCGCTTCTGGCGCGGTGCGCAGCTTCTGCATGTATGGCGAGACCACCGGCGAGATCGACGAGTTCGGCCTGCCGGTGCGTTGGGACTGGGCCGCGGACTACAAGGGCAAGGCGAAGGTCGTTTACGGACATACACCCGTGCTCGAGGCGAACTGGGTCAACGGCACGATCTGCATCGACACCGGTTGCGTGTTCGGCGGAAAGCTGACTGCGTTGCGCTATCCCGAGCTCGACCTGGTCGAGGTGCCCGCGCAGCGCACCTATTACGAGCCGATCCGGCCGTTGGCATCGCCGGCGGCGGATACCGGCATGGCGCCGAACCAGCTCAACCTCTCCGACGTGCTCGGCAAGCAGGTCATCGAGACGCGACACTATCATCATGTCACGGTGCGCGAGGAGAACGCCGCGGCCGCGCTTGAGGTGATGAGTCGCTATGCGGTCGATCCGCGCTGGCTGATTCACCTGCCGCCGACCATGTCGCCGGCGGAGACCAGCGCACAGGATGGTTGGCTGGAGCGCCCCGAGGAAGCCTTTGCCTATTACGGCAGCAAAGGCGTGCGGACGCTGGTGGCTGAAGAAAAGCACATGGGGTCCCGCGGGCTGATCGTGTTGTCGCGGACGCAGGAGGCGGCTGCGAAGCGGTTCGGCGTGCATGACGGCGCGCGCGGCGTGATCGTCACGCGCACCGGACGGCGCTTCTTCAACGACGCCGAGCTGGAAGCGGCGGCCCTGCATCGCCTCGACCTGGCAATGGAAACATCGGGGCTCTGGTCAGAGCTCGATAGCGACTGGGTGCTTTGGGACGCCGAGATCCTGCCGTGGAGCATGAAGGCAGGGTCGCTGGTGCGTGGACAATATGCCGCGGTGGGATCGGCGGCGATCGCCGGGTTGAGCGCGCTCGACACGGCGCTCGCGGCAACTCGGGCGCGTGGTGTGCCGATAGACGAGCTCGCGACCGCAACCGCGGCGCGCCTCGACGACGCGACACGCTATCGCGCGGCTTATAACCGCTATGTCGCGCCCTTCGCCGGGATCGAGGATCTACGGATCGCCCCGTTCCACCTGCTCGCGAGCGAAGCCGCGGTACACGACAGCAAGGATCATCTCTGGCACATGGCGGCCGCGCACCGTCTGGCCGCGGCCGATCCCGCATTGCTGCTGGCGACGCAATATCGCCGGATCGATCTCGACGAGCCGGCACAGGTGGCTGACGCGATCGCATGGTGGGAGGCGATGACCGCCGGCGGCGGCGAAGGCATGGTGGTCAAGCCGTTGGACTTTGTGGCGCGTGGGCAGAAGGGACTACTCCAGCCCGCCATCAAATGCCGCGGCCGGGAGTATCTGCAGATCATCTACGGCCCCCACTATGATCGCCCGGAGAACCTCGAACGGCTGAAGAAGCGCGGCGTGGGGCACAAGCGCTCCATGGCGCTTCGCGAATTCGCGCTGGGGCTGGAAGCGCTGCATCGCTTCGTGGAGCACGCACCCCTGACGCGGGTGCATCAATGCGTGTTCGGCGTGCTGGCGATGGAGAGCGAGCCGGTCGATCCGCGGTTGTAATAGCGATGGCCCCTCCGGAGCCGGGCCAGCGATTGCGGACTTTGGCCAGCCAGATTCATGCCGCCAGTGGTTCGAACTTGGCCAGCAAACACGAGGTCGCTGATCCCGGCTTTATACGTCTGGGCGCGTTCGAATACGGCGACGGCCTGCGGCGACAGCGGCACGATATGGACCCTACCCATTTTCATGCGTGCAGCTGGGATGGTCCCTAGGGCGGCTTTCAGATCAAGCTCCGCCCAGGTCGCGCCGCGGATCTCTCCCGATCGGGTGGCGGTCAAAATGAGCGCTTCCAACGCAAGCCGCCCGACGGATTCACGTTCTCCAAGCTTTTCGACGAAAGCCGGAACGTCGGCATAGGGCATAGCGGCAAAATGGCCGTCCTTCTTGGGCTGGCGAGGCAATCCTTTGGAAAGCGACCGCATCGGCGCTTCGGTGGCCCGAAACCCTTTGGCGCAAGCCCAATCGAGAACCGTGCCAATACGTTGCCGTACTCGCCTCGCAGTCTCTGGCTTGGACAGCCAGATCGGGATCAGCACCTCTCGAATCGCTGGCCCCTCGATCTTATCGACGGTCAGGTCGCCAATCTTGGGAAAGGCGTAGATCGTTAGGATCGCAATCCACTGGTTCTGATGCTTGCCGTTCTTCCACGCCTTTTCATGCTCTTCATGAACCAATTTGGCCGCTTCGCGGAACGTCGGGATAGCCTGGCGCTCCTGCTTGCGTTCTGCGACCGGATCGATTCCTTGCGCGATTCTCTGCCGCGTGGCGAAGGCCGCATCGCGTGCATCCTTCAGAGAAACCGACTTTGTCGAGCCCAGCCCGATATCCTGTCGTTTTCCATTATTCTGGATGCGGAGAATCCAGCTGGCGGCTCCTTTGCCATTGATCTCGAGGAATAGTCCGTCGCCGTCGGAGTATCGGCCGGGTTCGGTCAGAGACCGGATTTTGGCCGCAGTGAGCTTTCCCATGGCATCCCGCCTCATTCCTCCCCACACTTTGTGTGAGATCGTGTCGGATTGAGTGAAACGCAGCGGGACGAGAAAACCGCCGATTTCTGCGGCTTTCTAGCAGATTCTAGGGAGTTTGGCGACCCCTTCAAAGGGCGCCGGTGGCGGAGCGGGAGGGATTCGAACCCTCGATACGCTTTTGACGTATACTCACTTTCCAGGCGAGCGCCTTCGACCACTCGGCCACCGCTCCGCATGCCAGGAACGCGCTGCCCTAGTGGCTTGCGGCGATCATCGCAAGCGTTGCGCGCAACCGGCCGTCGTGCCAGCCTGCGCGCCATGCTGACGCTCGCTCTCGCGCTCGCCCTTCAGGCCACTCCTGCCGCGGCACCCAAGCCGTCCGATCCGCTGCCCGCGGACTGGAAGCCGGTGCCCGACGACGAGCTGCTGGTGATGACGCTTGCGGGCGACCGGCGCGTCTATATCCGCCTTGCGCCGCGCTACACGCCGGTGCACGCCGCCAACATCCGCAAGCTCGCCGCGGCGCGCTGGTGGGATGGCGAGAGCGTCTATCGGGTCCACGACAATTATGTCGTGCAATGGGGGGATCCGACCGAGAAGAAGCCGCTGCCCGCGGGCGTGATCGCGCAGCCGCCCGCCGAATATGACTGGCCGGTCTATGATGCGGTGACGAAGCTTACCCGCAGCGACCCCTATTCGACCGCCACGGGCCACAGCGCCGATGGCTGGCCGCTCGCCACCGACGGCAAGGTCGCCTGGCTTCCGCATTGCTACGCCATGGTCGGCGTGGCGCGCGATCTGGCGCCCAGTACCGGGAGCGGCGGCGATCTCTATGTGGTAATCGGCCATGGCCCGCGCCATCTCGACCGCAACATCGCGATCGTCGGCCGCGTGCTCGAGGGGATCGAGCATCTCTCGTCGCTCCCGCGCGGCACCGAAGGCGGGCTTGGCCTCTACAAGGACAAGCGCCAGCACGTGCCGATCGTCAGCGTCCGCCTCGCCAGCGACCTGCCCGCCGCGGAACGCCCGCATTTCCAGTATCGCGCCGCGGACAATGCGCGCTTCGCGGCATGGGTGAAGGCGCGCGAGAATCGCGAACCGCCCTTCTTCAACCTGCCTTCAGGCGGCGCCGATATCTGCAATGCGATGCCGCCGGTGCGCCGGACGCCTTAGCGCCCGACCCAGTCGGCAACCTGCCCCGCAACCTGATTGGCCGCGCGGTTGAGCGCGGTGCCGGCGGATGCCGCATCGATCGCGGCGACGGGCACGCGCGCCTCGAAGCGGCGGCGCTCGAAAGCCTGCGGTGCGCGAGCGCCATTGGCGTCCGCCGGGCGATCGCGCGCCAGCGTCGCGTCGAACGTCACGACAGCCTCATTGGTCGTGGCGTCGATCCCGAAGGTGCGCAACTCGCCGCCCAGCCGAGCGCCCGGATCGGAGAAGGATTGGCGCAGGCTGAGCACGACCCGTCCGGTCCGCGCCGAAACCGTATCCGACAGGAGCCGCGCGAACAGGCGGCTGGGCGGCTCGACCCAGTGCGCGTCCTTGAGATAGGCAATGTTGGTCGCGTTCGACTGCACCGGCACCCGCGCCACCGCCAGCTCCTGCGGCACGTTGAGCGCGGCGATGCTGATCGACCTGGCAGTCGCCGAGCTCACCGTTTCGCCCACCGCGATCGACGCGTCGGGGGTGAGGGTGAGCAGCGACGGGGGCGCCTCGGCGCCGAAGCGGATGCAACCGCCCAAGGCCAGCACAAGCGCGAGAGGGGCGAGCTTTTTCATCGTCATGCTCACTTCTTTCTGGGTTCATAGTCGGGCAGCTTGGGTCCGCCGATCAGCGATCCGGCGCCGCCGCGATCAACCTTCTCGGCCACCGACTGCAGCGCGATCGCCATCTGGCGCAGGTCCTGGATCAGCTGGTTCACCTCGGGGATGGTCTGCGTCGAAACCTGGTCGAGCCCCGCATCGGCCTTGCCCAGCGTGCGCTCCAGCGCCTTCATGCTGCCGTCGGCCGAGGCGATCGCCTTGCGCAGATCCTTCATCGCCGGGCCGACCTCGTTCGCCAGCACCTGATCGGTCGTGCCCGACA
This genomic interval carries:
- a CDS encoding ABC-type transport auxiliary lipoprotein family protein, encoding MTMKKLAPLALVLALGGCIRFGAEAPPSLLTLTPDASIAVGETVSSATARSISIAALNVPQELAVARVPVQSNATNIAYLKDAHWVEPPSRLFARLLSDTVSARTGRVVLSLRQSFSDPGARLGGELRTFGIDATTNEAVVTFDATLARDRPADANGARAPQAFERRRFEARVPVAAIDAASAGTALNRAANQVAGQVADWVGR
- a CDS encoding tyrosine-type recombinase/integrase, translated to MGKLTAAKIRSLTEPGRYSDGDGLFLEINGKGAASWILRIQNNGKRQDIGLGSTKSVSLKDARDAAFATRQRIAQGIDPVAERKQERQAIPTFREAAKLVHEEHEKAWKNGKHQNQWIAILTIYAFPKIGDLTVDKIEGPAIREVLIPIWLSKPETARRVRQRIGTVLDWACAKGFRATEAPMRSLSKGLPRQPKKDGHFAAMPYADVPAFVEKLGERESVGRLALEALILTATRSGEIRGATWAELDLKAALGTIPAARMKMGRVHIVPLSPQAVAVFERAQTYKAGISDLVFAGQVRTTGGMNLAGQSPQSLARLRRGHRYYNRGSTGSLSIASTPNTH
- a CDS encoding polynucleotide kinase-phosphatase, with the protein product MPAEAPAAHNWSAWVVRTRLWTDRREETGPFDIIGDVHGCADELETLLGELGYAVTWNGKEVTVTPPEGRRVVFVGDLVDRGPRSPDVLRIAKHMVDAGTGMVVVGNHDDKLKRHLDGRNVKVSHGLAETIEQLAQEPPEFAAEMRKWLDSLISHYVLDGGKLVVAHAGLKEEMQGRASGAVRSFCMYGETTGEIDEFGLPVRWDWAADYKGKAKVVYGHTPVLEANWVNGTICIDTGCVFGGKLTALRYPELDLVEVPAQRTYYEPIRPLASPAADTGMAPNQLNLSDVLGKQVIETRHYHHVTVREENAAAALEVMSRYAVDPRWLIHLPPTMSPAETSAQDGWLERPEEAFAYYGSKGVRTLVAEEKHMGSRGLIVLSRTQEAAAKRFGVHDGARGVIVTRTGRRFFNDAELEAAALHRLDLAMETSGLWSELDSDWVLWDAEILPWSMKAGSLVRGQYAAVGSAAIAGLSALDTALAATRARGVPIDELATATAARLDDATRYRAAYNRYVAPFAGIEDLRIAPFHLLASEAAVHDSKDHLWHMAAAHRLAAADPALLLATQYRRIDLDEPAQVADAIAWWEAMTAGGGEGMVVKPLDFVARGQKGLLQPAIKCRGREYLQIIYGPHYDRPENLERLKKRGVGHKRSMALREFALGLEALHRFVEHAPLTRVHQCVFGVLAMESEPVDPRL
- a CDS encoding peptidylprolyl isomerase — encoded protein: MLTLALALALQATPAAAPKPSDPLPADWKPVPDDELLVMTLAGDRRVYIRLAPRYTPVHAANIRKLAAARWWDGESVYRVHDNYVVQWGDPTEKKPLPAGVIAQPPAEYDWPVYDAVTKLTRSDPYSTATGHSADGWPLATDGKVAWLPHCYAMVGVARDLAPSTGSGGDLYVVIGHGPRHLDRNIAIVGRVLEGIEHLSSLPRGTEGGLGLYKDKRQHVPIVSVRLASDLPAAERPHFQYRAADNARFAAWVKARENREPPFFNLPSGGADICNAMPPVRRTP